The DNA segment ATATTCATATTCTTCCTGCGAGATAAATCCCACTGTAGAATAATGTCTTGGGTTAGCAATTTCTTCCTCATAATCAGCCACATGAGAAACGCATGCCTAGGAATACATTTAGCACACCAAACTAACTTGCTCCAATCCACTTCCGCTTCATTATGTCGAACCGTTTGCCACATATTCGAAGCAGATACCTCCAACATCGTATTCCCATCCTTCCATTTGATTGTatctcttttattaggacttaACTGGATCGGATCAAGTTGTATAAGGACCGGAAGGATATCCCGCCACGCGGCTGGCCATAGCCACTCCCCATTATCATAAACGTCCGCAACTGAGTCCTCCAAACGAAACCCTGCATTTGTTATTCTCCTAGGAGAAATGAAATTGCCCAGCGGCCCCACATCGGACCACGAATCATACCAGGCTGAAGTCATTCTCCCATCCCCGATTTGAACCCTGAAATGATCCCGCATCAAAGGCCTTAGCTGAAGGAGCTTTCGCCAACTCCAGCTACAATTAGCAGGCATTTTACATACCCAAAAACTCTTGCCTTTCAACCTGTAATCATACACCCAGTCAACCCAAAGCGACTTACGTTTAGTGAGAATGCTCCAAATATGAGTTGCCATAAGAGCCTTGTTGACATCTCCAATCCGTCTAATACCCTGCCCACCTTCAAATTTAGGAAGACAAACAGATTTCCATGAAACCTTAGCCTTCCCTCTTTGGAACGAAACATCCTGAGTCCATAAAAAATTCCTCATTCTCGCCTCCAAATCGTGAATCACCCGAGTTGGCAAAATAAAAACGGAAGCCCAATAAATGTGCATCGAGGAAAGAACTAACAGAACTAACTGTAATCTCCCTGCGAATGACAGCATTTTATTCCGCCAATTCATAATACGCTTCTCCAATCTCTCCACAAGGATACTACAATCCTTGTACAGAAGTCTCGTGGATACTAAGGGGACACCCAAATATTTAACCGGTAACGAACCCTCCACAAACGGCAGCACATTCAGAATCGCATTCTTTACATTACTAGCTACATTGCAAAAGAAAACCGTACTCTTCTGAATACTAGGAATCAAACCTGACATTTTAGTAAACTTAGATAGCGAAAGCATAATGCACTTGGCTGAATCCAAATCCCCTCTAGCAAAAATGAACAAGTAATCTGCAAAACACAG comes from the Helianthus annuus cultivar XRQ/B chromosome 4, HanXRQr2.0-SUNRISE, whole genome shotgun sequence genome and includes:
- the LOC110875964 gene encoding uncharacterized protein LOC110875964 — encoded protein: MAILDFFSTGKMLRQLNHTLIALIPKTATPASVTDYRPIACCNVLYKCISKIIADRIKMALDGIVRVNQSSFVPGTRAPPRCAFKVDIQKAYDTVDSKFLKDILLGFGFNARMVDWIMICVGTPSFSVCINGNVHGYFRGKSGLRQGDPLSPYLFTLVMEVLTTILKRETSLDSSFRFHKRCERQRIINLCFADYLFIFARGDLDSAKCIMLSLSKFTKMSGLIPSIQKSTVFFCNVASNVKNAILNVLPFVEGSLPVKYLGVPLVSTRLLYKDCSILVERLEKRIMNWRNKMLSFAGRLQLVLLVLSSMHIYWASVFILPTRVIHDLEARMRNFLWTQDVSFQRGKAKVSWKSVCLPKFEGGQGIRRIGDVNKALMATHIWSILTKRKSLWVDWVYDYRLKGKSFWVCKMPANCSWSWRKLLQLRPLMRDHFRVQIGDGRMTSAWYDSWSDVGPLGNFISPRRITNAGFRLEDSVADVYDNGEWLWPAAWRDILPVLIQLDPIQLSPNKRDTIKWKDGNTMLEVSASNMWQTVRHNEAEVDWSKLVWCAKCIPRHAFLMWLIMRKKLLTQDIILQWDLSRRKNMNMMCCLLCYENHDSHNHLFFECKCSSKIWSTVRQKVGMEDVDPKWDDVVGWLLMRVNSKAAGMYVSRILVAATAYFIWQERNSRLFKNHLRPPEQLCQVILDTVRYKLMGVRLKRTDRVARLLQDWDIRDDGFEGG